In Dyadobacter subterraneus, a single genomic region encodes these proteins:
- a CDS encoding FecR family protein, with product MNHYKNYGTEDFVWDTFFRQWVLVPTRETDNKWKEWLSENPEMSDKISQARQAVLSLNVKEPEISNLEIAEIVKETIARAKPTLWDTERNAEFEIIPFYKRFWFKIAASLTLFILFGWLAKSSLGLKNQIALTPKEIVTEDIVRYTEKINATSSPILVALEDGSKITLAPSSIIRYPENFANEKREVYLNGEAFFDISKDPHRPFFVYSNELVTKVLGTSFRIKAYKTSREITVEVKTGRVSVFAQSDPNIKEKITNHELEGVVLSPNQKIIYARDQVRMVKTLVEKPEIIIPKAQIPQFIFEDAPVTQVFDSIAKTYGIDILYDEEMLKGCPLTAILDNQTLHEKLTIICKAIEANYEILDGQIVIHGGGCKN from the coding sequence ATGAATCATTATAAAAATTACGGAACAGAAGATTTTGTTTGGGATACATTCTTTCGCCAATGGGTGCTTGTGCCCACGCGTGAGACCGATAATAAATGGAAGGAATGGTTGTCTGAAAATCCGGAAATGTCTGATAAAATTAGTCAGGCAAGACAGGCTGTTCTGTCCTTAAACGTAAAAGAGCCGGAAATATCAAATCTGGAAATTGCCGAAATTGTTAAAGAAACGATTGCCAGGGCTAAGCCGACGCTTTGGGATACGGAGCGAAATGCGGAGTTTGAAATTATTCCTTTTTATAAAAGATTCTGGTTCAAAATTGCAGCATCTCTTACACTGTTTATTCTTTTTGGCTGGCTTGCAAAATCAAGTCTTGGCCTTAAAAATCAAATAGCTCTTACCCCGAAAGAAATTGTAACAGAGGATATTGTTAGATATACTGAAAAAATAAATGCAACCTCATCTCCTATATTGGTTGCGTTGGAAGACGGCAGTAAAATTACGCTGGCGCCTTCCAGCATTATCAGATATCCCGAAAATTTTGCAAATGAGAAAAGAGAGGTTTACTTAAACGGGGAAGCTTTTTTTGATATTTCCAAGGATCCGCACCGCCCGTTTTTTGTCTATTCCAACGAGTTGGTTACCAAAGTTTTAGGTACAAGTTTTAGAATTAAAGCATACAAAACGTCCCGGGAAATTACTGTTGAAGTGAAAACGGGAAGAGTATCTGTTTTTGCGCAATCGGATCCGAATATAAAGGAGAAAATTACCAATCATGAACTGGAAGGAGTTGTTTTATCTCCTAACCAAAAGATAATCTACGCACGTGATCAGGTTAGAATGGTAAAAACCCTGGTTGAGAAGCCGGAAATTATCATCCCCAAAGCACAAATACCACAATTTATTTTTGAGGATGCACCGGTTACCCAGGTTTTTGATTCTATCGCAAAAACGTATGGGATTGATATTCTTTACGATGAAGAAATGTTAAAAGGATGTCCGTTAACTGCCATTCTCGACAACCAGACACTTCATGAAAAGTTAACCATTATATGCAAAGCTATTGAGGCAAACTACGAAATCCTGGATGGGCAAATTGTAATTCATGGAGGAGGGTGTAAGAATTGA
- a CDS encoding TonB-dependent receptor, whose amino-acid sequence MKKPVQYHQVLLWTMRITATQFILALLFFSSGYAHESYGQTLLSQKISINANGSEVKKVLNQVEKQVDVRFVFSSKLIQSGRKVNVTAQNKPLYEVLDNILTPLGLQYELSGKIIILKRMDNLPEPQLPVKSNAPKKIVTGKVLDEAGLGLPGVSVVLKGTQAGSTTDVDGKFQLEVGDDIASKAVLVFSFVGFKTQEIVLGSQSALTVNMALEDKSLQEIVVIGYGQVKKSDLTGSVASIKSGEINAYPATTMVQSLAGRAAGVYVSQNTGAPGSSISVRVRGTNSIQGSNEPLYVVDGFPYSGNPTLLNNADIESIEVLKDASATAIYGSRGANGVVLITTKRGKTGRINVEYDGYYGVQKIRKKLDLMDATQYAQFYNEQAANDGLAPHFTQDQIAGFGKGTDWQDQVFQSAPVQNHSISVNGGSEKTRFSVSGSNFNQDGIVIGSNYKRNSLRFNINSDLGKKFKLDVNSVLSRIDSDRKNSEKGNRGGSLFSAALSGYPTVAPYKTDGTLSNLGETYSWGSNAIVNPLNFINEQTEHIQSNKVLANAAVTFEPIPGLILKTLGGIESTDDRTNGYTTNRFVNSKGSAFINTQRVSSLLSENTASYRKEFGKHSISAVAGFTYQDYTSTALNASGSGFISNTQESYDIGAAATQGIPVSNYSKWSLMSYLGRVNYTFNNKVLATVSFRADGSSRYSEGQKWGYFPSAALAWRLAEEDFIKKIPFISDLKIRAGYGQTGNTAINPYQTLNQLSSSLVVFGDALTTAYSPSSRLAGPLKWETTAQTDAGIDFSILNNRFSFTADYYIKNTRDLLNNVQLPSSLGYTYTIQNIGKIQNKGFEFSANAKVLQGDFKWDLSGNISFNKNKVVKLYGGNDILGDAINISVVNDNINILREGESLGSFYGYVSKGYDEKGMVVYEDFNNNGVRDAGDKKIIGNPNPKFTYGLSSNMSYKNFDLSIFVQGSQGNDIFNLSAVNQTNDYGQALNMPKDVFEDHWTPTNTNAKYPVIKTSSQPQVSDRFIENGSFLRFKNIQLSYNVPVSKLNIKWMTHAQIYVSAQNLFTITKYSWYDPEINSYGGSNSILQGIDHYVYPVAKTTTVGIRVGF is encoded by the coding sequence ATGAAAAAACCAGTACAATACCATCAGGTATTACTTTGGACTATGCGAATAACGGCTACACAATTTATCCTGGCATTACTATTTTTCAGCTCGGGCTATGCGCACGAAAGCTATGGCCAAACGCTGTTAAGCCAGAAAATTTCCATTAATGCTAATGGAAGTGAAGTAAAAAAAGTACTCAATCAGGTTGAGAAGCAGGTGGATGTCCGGTTTGTTTTTAGCTCAAAGCTGATACAGTCGGGTAGGAAAGTGAATGTCACGGCGCAGAACAAGCCTTTATATGAAGTACTTGATAATATTTTAACACCACTTGGTCTGCAATATGAATTGTCAGGGAAAATTATAATTCTGAAAAGGATGGATAATTTGCCCGAACCGCAGCTGCCTGTCAAAAGTAACGCGCCTAAAAAGATTGTTACAGGAAAGGTGCTGGATGAAGCAGGTTTGGGTTTGCCGGGTGTAAGTGTTGTTTTGAAAGGAACACAGGCAGGATCTACAACCGACGTGGATGGAAAATTTCAACTGGAAGTTGGAGATGATATCGCTTCAAAGGCCGTTCTGGTTTTTAGTTTTGTTGGGTTCAAAACACAGGAAATCGTGTTGGGAAGCCAGTCCGCTTTGACGGTAAATATGGCTTTGGAAGATAAATCTTTACAGGAAATTGTCGTGATAGGGTACGGCCAGGTAAAGAAAAGTGATTTGACTGGTTCAGTTGCATCGATTAAATCCGGGGAAATTAATGCTTATCCGGCCACTACCATGGTGCAGTCTTTGGCAGGAAGGGCGGCTGGAGTTTATGTATCACAAAATACAGGTGCACCGGGAAGTTCCATCAGTGTTCGCGTGCGTGGCACTAACTCAATCCAGGGAAGTAATGAGCCGCTTTATGTAGTTGACGGATTTCCATATTCGGGAAACCCAACGTTACTTAATAATGCTGATATTGAATCCATTGAAGTTTTGAAAGATGCTTCGGCAACGGCTATTTACGGTTCGAGAGGTGCCAATGGCGTTGTTTTGATTACAACAAAAAGGGGAAAAACAGGCCGTATCAATGTTGAATATGACGGCTACTATGGTGTTCAGAAAATCAGAAAAAAACTGGATTTGATGGATGCTACGCAATACGCTCAGTTTTATAACGAACAAGCAGCGAACGACGGTTTGGCCCCACATTTTACACAGGACCAAATTGCAGGTTTTGGAAAAGGAACTGATTGGCAGGATCAGGTTTTTCAATCAGCACCGGTTCAAAATCATTCGATATCAGTGAACGGTGGTAGTGAAAAAACAAGATTTTCTGTTTCAGGAAGCAATTTCAATCAGGACGGAATTGTCATTGGAAGTAATTACAAGCGAAATTCGCTTCGGTTTAATATCAACTCTGACCTTGGGAAAAAATTTAAACTGGATGTTAATTCCGTATTAAGCCGGATTGATTCAGATCGGAAGAATTCAGAAAAAGGTAACCGTGGAGGATCTTTGTTTTCTGCGGCGTTATCCGGTTACCCAACCGTCGCGCCATACAAAACCGATGGAACTTTGTCAAATCTTGGAGAGACGTATTCATGGGGATCCAACGCTATTGTTAATCCGTTGAACTTTATTAATGAGCAAACTGAGCACATTCAATCTAATAAAGTTTTAGCCAATGCAGCTGTAACTTTTGAACCAATTCCCGGTTTGATTCTCAAAACTTTGGGAGGAATAGAAAGTACAGATGACCGCACCAATGGTTATACGACCAACAGATTTGTAAATTCAAAAGGAAGTGCTTTTATCAATACACAGCGCGTCAGCAGTCTTTTAAGTGAAAATACAGCCAGCTATCGCAAAGAATTTGGGAAGCACAGTATTTCTGCCGTTGCCGGATTTACATACCAGGACTATACTTCTACCGCATTAAATGCCTCGGGAAGCGGTTTTATCAGTAATACGCAGGAAAGTTACGATATAGGTGCAGCTGCTACTCAGGGCATTCCGGTTTCAAATTATTCAAAATGGAGTTTGATGTCTTATCTGGGAAGGGTAAATTATACTTTCAATAATAAAGTTCTTGCAACGGTAAGTTTCCGTGCAGACGGTTCTTCGCGTTATAGTGAAGGCCAGAAATGGGGATACTTTCCTTCGGCAGCACTGGCATGGCGATTGGCGGAAGAGGATTTTATTAAAAAAATACCTTTTATATCTGATCTGAAAATACGTGCAGGTTATGGTCAAACTGGAAATACAGCCATCAATCCTTATCAGACGCTAAACCAGCTATCTTCAAGCCTGGTAGTTTTTGGTGATGCTTTAACCACTGCCTATTCACCATCTTCGAGGTTGGCTGGGCCTCTAAAATGGGAAACAACAGCACAAACAGATGCAGGAATTGATTTCAGTATTTTGAATAACCGTTTCAGTTTTACTGCCGATTATTACATCAAAAATACCAGAGACCTATTGAATAACGTACAATTGCCATCTTCACTTGGCTATACTTACACAATTCAGAATATTGGTAAAATACAAAACAAAGGTTTTGAATTTTCTGCCAATGCAAAGGTTTTGCAGGGAGATTTTAAATGGGACTTGTCGGGGAATATTTCCTTCAATAAAAACAAAGTTGTCAAACTTTATGGTGGAAACGATATCCTTGGTGATGCGATCAATATTTCAGTTGTAAATGATAACATCAATATCCTGCGTGAAGGAGAATCTCTGGGCTCTTTTTACGGCTATGTTTCCAAAGGATATGATGAAAAGGGGATGGTTGTTTATGAAGATTTTAATAACAATGGCGTTCGTGATGCTGGGGATAAAAAAATCATAGGAAATCCGAATCCTAAATTTACCTATGGTTTGAGTTCAAATATGAGCTACAAGAATTTCGACTTATCCATTTTTGTTCAGGGCAGCCAGGGAAATGATATTTTCAATCTGAGTGCAGTGAACCAGACCAATGATTATGGACAAGCATTGAATATGCCAAAAGATGTTTTTGAAGATCACTGGACGCCAACCAACACCAATGCAAAATATCCTGTCATCAAAACCTCTTCCCAGCCACAGGTTTCTGATCGGTTTATAGAAAATGGATCTTTTTTGAGATTCAAAAATATTCAGCTGAGCTATAATGTGCCGGTTTCCAAACTCAACATTAAATGGATGACACATGCCCAGATCTATGTAAGTGCTCAGAATCTTTTTACGATCACCAAATATTCCTGGTATGATCCGGAAATTAATTCCTATGGTGGTTCAAACTCTATTTTGCAGGGTATCGATCATTATGTTTATCCCGTGGCAAAAACAACAACCGTAGGGATCAGAGTTGGATTTTAA
- a CDS encoding RagB/SusD family nutrient uptake outer membrane protein has translation MNKLLIYTFSIFLLASCTDSLVEKPKSLASENFYNTAAEVEAAVNAIYGPMRSDNGLSINYPAQLEGLPDYGNSRGSQTPVSLYQGLDNTNINRVGVIWDNFYQSIRNANLVIANTPKGTSISDADKTKYIAEAKYLRALIYFALVRNWSGVPIRTEANMTVADLKRSSVAEVYDLILSDALEAEKGLPDVPAAIGRPSKWAAKTLLSEIYMYKEDWKSSAAKAKEVIDSGKFSLVPVSQPEDFQKIYGPEVVNTPEEIFYFKYNRQQGFGLVSYAHRKTSVYNYYGPGGVYAQYTDSVSNSVIKKWDIKDLRKTHILYNVDIGLGPNSCLYRKFRDPSATGGGGNDYPWYRYADLLLFHAENDARANAAPTAAAIESLNKVHRRAYGYPAETASPVDFKLADFTLTTFIDKVVQERGYETMYEGKRWLDLKRLGIAKQRILEVKNIVVAEKHMLWPIPNSELLYNKALTAADQNPGY, from the coding sequence ATGAATAAGCTATTGATTTATACATTTTCTATTTTTCTTCTGGCCTCCTGCACAGATTCGCTGGTTGAAAAACCGAAGTCGCTGGCGTCTGAGAATTTCTACAATACTGCTGCGGAAGTAGAAGCGGCGGTAAACGCAATTTACGGCCCGATGCGGTCGGACAACGGTTTGTCGATCAATTATCCGGCTCAGCTGGAGGGCTTGCCCGACTATGGAAATTCTCGCGGAAGTCAGACCCCGGTAAGTCTATACCAGGGATTGGATAATACCAACATAAACCGGGTAGGTGTGATCTGGGATAACTTTTATCAATCGATCCGTAACGCCAATCTTGTTATCGCAAATACGCCAAAGGGCACCAGTATTTCGGACGCCGATAAAACAAAATACATTGCGGAAGCCAAATATTTACGTGCGCTGATTTACTTCGCGCTGGTACGAAACTGGTCTGGTGTACCGATCAGAACAGAAGCGAATATGACCGTTGCTGATTTGAAAAGATCAAGTGTCGCTGAGGTTTATGATTTGATTTTGAGTGATGCATTGGAAGCTGAAAAAGGGCTGCCTGATGTTCCAGCCGCTATTGGAAGACCTTCGAAATGGGCTGCGAAAACTTTGCTTTCTGAAATTTATATGTACAAAGAGGATTGGAAATCGTCAGCCGCGAAAGCGAAAGAGGTTATTGATTCAGGTAAATTTTCATTAGTGCCAGTAAGTCAGCCAGAGGATTTTCAGAAGATTTATGGACCTGAGGTTGTGAATACGCCGGAAGAAATATTTTATTTCAAATACAATCGTCAGCAGGGATTTGGTTTGGTAAGTTATGCACACAGAAAAACCAGCGTGTATAATTATTATGGTCCGGGCGGCGTGTATGCGCAATACACAGATTCGGTTTCAAATTCGGTTATAAAAAAATGGGATATCAAGGATTTGAGAAAAACGCATATTCTTTATAATGTAGATATTGGTTTGGGACCAAATTCCTGTCTTTACAGAAAATTCCGTGATCCAAGCGCGACTGGTGGTGGCGGTAATGATTATCCCTGGTATCGCTACGCAGATCTGTTATTATTTCATGCTGAAAATGATGCCCGTGCCAATGCAGCCCCGACAGCTGCCGCAATAGAAAGTTTGAACAAAGTACATCGCAGGGCATACGGATATCCGGCAGAAACAGCCTCGCCGGTAGATTTTAAACTTGCGGATTTTACGCTGACAACCTTTATTGATAAAGTTGTCCAGGAGCGTGGTTATGAAACAATGTATGAAGGCAAGCGCTGGCTGGATCTGAAAAGACTGGGCATTGCAAAACAGCGGATACTGGAAGTTAAGAACATTGTTGTGGCTGAAAAACATATGTTATGGCCAATTCCTAATTCTGAACTTTTGTATAATAAAGCCCTAACAGCGGCCGATCAAAATCCGGGATATTAA
- a CDS encoding FAD-dependent oxidoreductase → MKIKLTHIACFIAFVLSGFQFRTEAPEQTDICIYGATSAGVIAAYTARKLGKSVILIEPGSHLGGMTSGGLGYTDIGNKYAITGLSRDFYRRIGAHYGKFEQWIFEPHVAKKYLQQYLDEAGIKVVYQHRITKVNKSGKAIQSIILEKSDNPDTKTNQVIAAKMFIDCSYEGDMMAKAGVSYKVGREANADFKETINGVQLQDGHQLPDGVDPYKIPGKPESGLLWGISPGNLEPNGTGDKKVQAYNYRICLSSDPKNSIPISKPENYDPSQFDLLVRLMQKQPGKTKLGDYFIWSKMPNNKTDINNRGGFSTDMIGMDYEYPDADYKTRKKIIDSHEAYTKSLLYFFGHDERVSPAIREEMLKWGYPKDEYTDSGNWSPQLYIREARRMIGNYVMTQANCEGKEVVKDGVGMAAYTMDSHNCQRIVVNGMVKNEGNVEQGGFGPYPISYNCLVPKESECSNLLVPVCLSATHIAYGSIRMEPVFMVLAQSSAAAAVMAIDGKTSVQKIDITKLQQQLKSNPLANNAASEILVDNEDASHVKMEGDWTVQKKGGYGPSFIQADDNGKSARSVTFTPAITKNGEYNIYAYFPKIPKLAPEMALTVSDGKTNKEIIVKESDIIVEGQTSGEWFHVGKFNLPKGNAANVKIAAKGADGALVADAVLFVPNFK, encoded by the coding sequence ATGAAGATAAAACTGACGCATATTGCGTGTTTCATAGCTTTTGTTTTATCGGGGTTTCAGTTTAGGACTGAGGCCCCGGAACAAACGGATATTTGTATTTACGGAGCAACTTCGGCTGGGGTAATTGCGGCTTATACAGCCAGGAAACTGGGTAAATCTGTAATTCTGATTGAACCTGGGAGCCATTTGGGTGGAATGACTTCCGGAGGGCTGGGTTATACGGATATAGGAAATAAATACGCCATTACGGGTTTATCCAGAGATTTCTACCGCCGGATAGGAGCGCATTACGGGAAATTTGAACAATGGATTTTTGAGCCGCATGTTGCCAAAAAGTACCTTCAACAATATCTGGATGAAGCCGGAATTAAGGTCGTATATCAGCATAGAATTACCAAAGTCAACAAATCCGGAAAAGCGATTCAATCTATAATTTTGGAAAAAAGTGATAATCCAGATACTAAAACAAATCAGGTTATTGCTGCTAAAATGTTTATTGATTGCAGTTATGAAGGTGATATGATGGCAAAAGCTGGCGTTTCTTACAAAGTTGGCAGAGAAGCAAATGCTGATTTTAAAGAAACTATTAATGGAGTCCAGTTACAAGATGGACATCAGTTGCCGGATGGTGTAGATCCTTATAAAATTCCTGGTAAACCTGAAAGTGGATTACTTTGGGGAATTTCTCCTGGTAATCTTGAACCTAATGGTACCGGGGATAAAAAAGTCCAGGCTTACAATTACCGTATCTGTCTTTCTTCTGATCCGAAAAATAGTATTCCAATCTCAAAACCGGAAAATTATGATCCTTCTCAGTTTGATCTATTGGTAAGATTGATGCAAAAACAACCGGGAAAAACGAAACTGGGTGATTACTTTATCTGGAGTAAAATGCCGAATAATAAAACGGATATTAATAACCGAGGCGGTTTTTCAACCGATATGATTGGTATGGATTATGAGTATCCGGATGCAGATTATAAAACCAGAAAAAAGATAATCGACAGTCACGAAGCTTACACAAAAAGCCTGCTCTATTTTTTCGGTCATGATGAAAGAGTTTCACCAGCAATTCGTGAAGAAATGTTAAAGTGGGGCTATCCCAAAGATGAATATACAGATTCGGGAAACTGGTCGCCGCAGTTGTACATCCGTGAAGCACGCCGCATGATTGGAAATTATGTCATGACCCAGGCAAATTGTGAAGGAAAAGAAGTTGTAAAAGATGGTGTAGGAATGGCGGCTTATACCATGGATTCGCATAATTGCCAGCGGATTGTTGTTAACGGCATGGTCAAGAATGAAGGAAATGTGGAACAAGGCGGTTTTGGTCCGTATCCGATTTCTTACAATTGTCTGGTTCCAAAAGAATCTGAATGCAGCAATTTGCTGGTTCCGGTCTGTCTTTCTGCGACGCACATTGCTTATGGATCAATTCGGATGGAGCCAGTTTTTATGGTACTCGCCCAGTCTTCGGCCGCAGCTGCTGTGATGGCCATTGATGGAAAAACGTCTGTTCAGAAAATTGATATTACAAAGTTGCAGCAGCAATTGAAAAGCAATCCGCTGGCTAATAATGCAGCTTCTGAAATATTAGTAGACAATGAAGATGCCAGTCATGTAAAAATGGAAGGTGACTGGACAGTTCAGAAAAAAGGTGGTTATGGTCCATCGTTTATACAGGCCGACGACAATGGCAAATCTGCACGTTCGGTAACTTTCACACCAGCGATCACAAAAAACGGAGAATATAACATTTACGCCTATTTCCCCAAAATACCCAAACTGGCTCCTGAAATGGCTTTGACAGTTTCAGATGGTAAGACAAACAAAGAAATTATCGTCAAAGAATCTGATATCATCGTGGAAGGTCAGACTTCCGGAGAATGGTTTCATGTAGGCAAATTCAATCTTCCAAAAGGGAATGCTGCAAATGTTAAAATAGCTGCAAAAGGCGCCGATGGTGCTTTGGTTGCTGATGCCGTTTTGTTCGTTCCCAATTTTAAATAA
- a CDS encoding FAD-dependent oxidoreductase, which yields MRQILRLTILALFVFSFSSYSADPKTKDSYNADVIVYGGTSGAITAAVQVVKQGKTVIVVSPDKHLGGLSSGGLGFTDTGNKSVIGGLSREFYHRVFLEYDKPEGWKWQKKEDYGNKGQGTPAMDGVDRTMWIFEPHVAEKVFEDFVRENNIKIYRDEWLDRAKGLTKKDGKIISIKTLSGKTFTGKMFIDATYEGDLMAAAGVKYHVGREANSVYNEEWDGIQPEVFQHGHYFQKNVSPYKVEGDPKSGLLPYVSAEKIGEKGAGDNKIQAYCFRMCLSGNPDNRIPFAKPAGYDASKYELLARVYKAGWTETFNKYDPIPNKKTDTNNHGPFSTDFIGMNYDYPDATYERRKEIIKEHELYQKGLMYYLSNDPKVPADVRKEMSNWGLPKDEFKDNGGWPHQIYVREARRMIGQEVMTENETLGKKAVSGSVGMGSYSLDAHNAQRYVKADGFVQNEGDIGVHPKNPYSISYASIIPKKEDCLNLLVPVCLSSSHIAYGSIRMEPVFMILGQSAASAAIQAIDRNVSVQEVDYAKLKEQLLKDKQRLEL from the coding sequence ATGAGACAAATTTTGAGGCTGACAATACTGGCCCTATTCGTATTTTCTTTTTCATCATATTCTGCGGACCCGAAAACGAAGGATTCCTACAACGCAGACGTGATCGTCTACGGTGGAACTTCCGGAGCAATAACGGCCGCAGTTCAGGTAGTAAAACAAGGAAAAACAGTCATTGTGGTTTCGCCCGACAAACATTTAGGCGGGCTTTCTTCCGGCGGACTGGGTTTTACTGATACCGGAAATAAATCTGTGATTGGTGGTTTGTCAAGAGAATTTTATCACCGTGTTTTTTTGGAATACGACAAACCGGAAGGCTGGAAATGGCAGAAAAAAGAAGATTATGGCAACAAAGGCCAGGGGACGCCAGCCATGGACGGAGTTGACAGGACGATGTGGATCTTCGAACCGCATGTTGCTGAAAAGGTTTTTGAGGATTTTGTAAGAGAAAACAATATCAAAATTTACAGAGACGAATGGCTTGACAGAGCGAAAGGTTTGACCAAAAAAGATGGTAAAATCATTTCGATTAAAACGCTTTCAGGAAAAACTTTTACTGGTAAAATGTTTATTGATGCCACGTATGAAGGTGATCTTATGGCTGCTGCCGGTGTGAAATATCACGTAGGACGTGAAGCAAATAGTGTTTACAATGAAGAATGGGACGGCATCCAGCCGGAAGTTTTTCAGCATGGTCATTATTTTCAAAAGAATGTAAGTCCATATAAAGTTGAAGGCGATCCGAAAAGTGGATTGTTGCCTTATGTTTCTGCTGAAAAAATTGGTGAAAAAGGAGCAGGCGATAACAAAATCCAGGCGTATTGTTTCCGCATGTGTTTGTCTGGAAATCCAGATAACCGTATTCCTTTTGCAAAACCAGCCGGATATGATGCTTCAAAATATGAGTTGCTTGCAAGAGTTTACAAAGCAGGCTGGACCGAAACTTTCAACAAATACGATCCGATTCCAAACAAAAAAACGGATACCAACAATCACGGACCTTTCAGTACTGATTTTATTGGGATGAATTATGACTATCCTGATGCGACGTATGAAAGAAGAAAAGAGATCATCAAGGAGCACGAGCTTTACCAAAAAGGACTGATGTATTATCTTTCCAACGATCCGAAAGTTCCGGCGGATGTGCGTAAGGAAATGAGCAATTGGGGTTTGCCAAAAGATGAATTTAAGGATAACGGCGGCTGGCCTCACCAGATTTATGTGCGTGAAGCGCGCCGTATGATTGGCCAGGAAGTGATGACGGAAAATGAAACACTGGGCAAAAAAGCGGTTTCCGGATCCGTAGGTATGGGATCGTATTCACTGGACGCTCACAACGCACAGCGGTATGTAAAAGCGGATGGTTTTGTCCAAAATGAAGGTGATATTGGCGTTCATCCCAAAAATCCTTACAGTATTTCCTACGCTTCCATTATCCCGAAAAAAGAAGATTGTCTGAATCTGCTGGTTCCGGTTTGTTTGTCAAGTTCGCATATCGCCTATGGCTCAATTCGTATGGAACCTGTTTTTATGATTCTCGGACAAAGCGCAGCAAGTGCCGCAATTCAGGCGATAGACAGAAATGTTTCCGTTCAGGAAGTTGATTATGCCAAATTGAAAGAACAGCTATTGAAAGATAAACAGCGTCTGGAATTATAA
- a CDS encoding MFS transporter: MNTLVTPRSNLSHLFSAPVIVAALGYFVDIYDLLLFGIVRLPSLASLGLSEAEISLTGASILNWQMTGLLIGGILWGILGDKKGRLSVLFGSIITYSLANIACGFVQDPTTYKLLRFVAGVGLAGELGAGITLVSEILPKHLRAIGTSLVAGIGLLGAIVGYFTVEFFAWRNAYFIGGGLGISLLLLRIGVFESGIFEGVKSQKHIAKGNFFALFTNKDRFFRYLKCIGIGLPTWFVIGILATFSNEFGKALGITEPIKPGLSIMWCYVGLSVGDFLSGFLSHWLESRKKAVFFMMSFTLLCSGIFLYTGIKNASTLYTVATLLGFGIGYWAMFVTIGAEQFGTNLRATAATTVPNMVRGMVVVMTTLFATFKGSFSVIDSGALVGLICFVLGFYSILTIPETHGRDLDFLEK, encoded by the coding sequence ATGAATACTCTGGTAACACCTCGTTCAAACCTCTCACATCTTTTCAGTGCGCCGGTTATTGTTGCGGCACTTGGTTACTTTGTTGATATCTACGATTTACTTCTTTTTGGGATTGTTCGTCTGCCGAGTCTGGCATCATTAGGGCTTTCAGAAGCCGAAATTTCATTGACCGGAGCAAGTATTTTGAACTGGCAGATGACAGGTTTGTTAATCGGCGGTATTCTTTGGGGGATTTTAGGAGATAAAAAGGGTAGGTTATCTGTACTTTTTGGCTCAATCATTACCTATTCTCTTGCCAATATTGCCTGTGGATTTGTGCAGGATCCAACCACTTATAAATTACTTCGATTTGTCGCAGGCGTTGGTCTGGCTGGTGAGCTTGGTGCAGGAATTACACTGGTTTCAGAAATTTTGCCAAAACATTTACGTGCCATTGGTACTTCGCTGGTGGCCGGAATTGGTTTATTGGGAGCAATTGTGGGATATTTTACGGTTGAGTTTTTTGCATGGAGAAATGCCTATTTCATCGGCGGAGGATTAGGAATTTCCTTGCTTTTACTTCGGATCGGTGTTTTTGAATCTGGAATTTTTGAAGGTGTGAAAAGTCAGAAGCATATTGCAAAAGGTAATTTTTTCGCTTTGTTTACTAATAAAGACAGATTTTTCAGATATCTGAAATGTATCGGAATCGGACTCCCAACATGGTTTGTCATTGGAATTCTGGCCACGTTCAGCAATGAATTCGGAAAAGCGCTGGGCATTACTGAACCAATAAAACCAGGACTTTCGATCATGTGGTGTTACGTTGGACTTTCGGTTGGCGATTTTTTAAGTGGTTTTTTAAGCCACTGGCTGGAATCCCGGAAGAAGGCTGTATTTTTTATGATGTCTTTTACGTTATTATGCAGCGGAATTTTTTTATATACAGGAATAAAAAATGCTTCAACTTTATATACCGTTGCAACTTTACTGGGTTTCGGAATCGGATATTGGGCAATGTTTGTTACCATAGGAGCAGAACAATTTGGTACTAATTTAAGAGCGACAGCCGCAACAACCGTCCCGAATATGGTACGCGGTATGGTGGTCGTGATGACAACTTTGTTCGCAACCTTTAAAGGCTCTTTTTCGGTTATCGATTCAGGAGCCCTGGTTGGGCTAATTTGTTTTGTACTAGGCTTTTATTCGATTTTAACTATTCCTGAAACACATGGACGTGATCTGGATTTTTTAGAAAAATAA